A window of the Bombina bombina isolate aBomBom1 chromosome 3, aBomBom1.pri, whole genome shotgun sequence genome harbors these coding sequences:
- the IPO9 gene encoding importin-9 — translation MAQVPPAVQAGLREALLETLTGILSPCQEVRAAAEEQLKVLEVTEEFGVHLAELTVDPHGALAVRQLASVVLKQYVENHWCCQSEKFRSPETTERAKTAIRQLLPRGLWESISKVRSSVAYALSAIAHWDWPEAWPQLFNLLMEMLVSGDVSSVHGAMRVLTEFTREVTDTQMPLVAPVILPEMYKIFTMAEVYGIRTRSRAVEIFTTCAHMICSMDEVEKGAAHALILPVVQQFTQAFVHALQMPDGTTSDSGLKMEVLKAITALVKNFPKHMVTSMQQILPIVWNTLTESAAFYVRTEVNDTEDIEDPVDSDGEVLGFENLVFSIFEFVHTLLENKFKGTIKKALPELIYYIILYMQITEEQIKIWTANPQQFVEDEDDDTFSYTVRIAAQDLLLAVSNEFQNESAVALAAAATRHLQEAEQNKSQGGQHWWKIHEACMLALGSVKIVLTEGVQSGRVQFDMNGFLTSVILSDLNLSVSPFLLGRSLWAASRFTAAMSTELIQQFLQATVSGLHNNQPPSVRISAVRAIWGYCDQLKISESTHVLQPFLPSILDGLINLAAQFTSEVLNLVMETLCIVCSVDSVFTANSESKICPFTIAIFLKYSNDPEVASLAQDIFKELAQIEACQSAMQMRLIPTLVSIMQAPADKIPPGLCATSIDILTTVVRNTQPPLSELLIFQAFSAVAQCTLHTDDNATMQNGGECLRAYVSVALEQVIQWHDEEGHSGLWYVMQVVSQLLDPRTSEFTAAYVGRLVSTLISRAGRELGENLDQILRAILSKMQQAETLSVMQSLIMVFAHLAHSQLEPLFEFLCSLPGPTGKPALEFVMSEWMSRQHLFYGQYEGKVSSVALCKILQYGVSTDDKRLQDIKVKGEEIFNMEEGIRTRSKTSKNPERWTTIPLLVKIYKLLISELSNVIEANSTRQTEEELSQSDGDDPNDMYEDEGLAGCLLSDILSSNKYDDDYYEDDIEDDPDVLKDPLYLIDLQTYLTDFLRMFAQQPCFSGFSEHLNSNERRILQSIGI, via the coding sequence ATGGCTCAGGTTCCACCTGCTGTTCAGGCTGGGTTGAGGGAAGCGCTTCTCGAGACGTTGACAGGGATTCTATCCCCTTGCCAGGAAGTGCGTGCAGCCGCGGAGGAGCAGCTGAAAGTACTTGAAGTAACAGAAGAGTTTGGAGTTCATTTAGCAGAGCTTACGGTTGATCCCCATGGTGCTTTGGCCGTCCGACAGCTGGCATCGGTGGTTTTGAAGCAGTATGTTGAAAATCACTGGTGCTGTCAGTCAGAGAAGTTTCGATCTCCTGAAACCACAGAAAGAGCAAAAACGGCTATAAGGCAGCTGCTTCCTAGGGGTCTTTGGGAATCTATCAGCAAGGTTCGCTCAAGTGTGGCATATGCATTATCTGCCATTGCCCACTGGGACTGGCCTGAAGCGTGGCCCCAACTTTTCAACCTGCTCATGGAAATGCTAGTGAGTGGTGATGTCAGTTCTGTACATGGAGCTATGAGAGTTTTGACTGAGTTCACCAGGGAGGTGACTGATACGCAAATGCCACTGGTAGCACCTGTTATTCTTCCAGAGATGTACAAGATATTCACAATGGCAGAGGTTTATGGGATTAGAACTCGTTCTCGTGCTGTTGAAATTTTCACCACTTGTGCACATATGATTTGTTCTATGGATGAGGTAGAAAAGGGCGCTGCTCATGCTCTAATCTTACCTGTGGTACAGCAGTTCACACAAGCTTTTGTCCACGCTCTACAGATGCCAGATGGTACCACATCTGACAGCGGATTGAAAATGGAGGTTTTAAAGGCAATAACTGCTTTGGTGAAGAATTTTCCTAAGCACATGGTTACCTCAATGCAGCAGATATTGCCAATTGTGTGGAATACACTGACTGAGAGTGCAGCTTTCTATGTGCGTACAGAAGTAAATGACACTGAGGATATTGAGGATCCTGTGGATTCAGATGGAGAGGTTTTAGGCTTTGAAAACCTGGTTTTCAGTATCTTTGAGTTCGTACACACACTTTTGgaaaacaagtttaaagggacCATCAAGAAAGCGCTTCCTGAGCTGATCTATTACATCATCCTATACATGCAGATCACAGAAGAGCAGATTAAAATTTGGACTGCAAATCCTCAGCAGTTTGTGGAGGATGAGGATGATGACACTTTTTCATACACTGTCCGTATTGCTGCCCAGGATCTTCTTTTGGCTGTGTCAAATGAGTTCCAAAATGAGAGTGCAGTTGCACTTGCTGCTGCAGCAACACGACATCTGCAGGAAGCTGAGCAGAACAAGAGCCAAGGAGGACAGCATTGGTGGAAGATTCATGAAGCTTGCATGCTGGCTTTGGGCTCAGTAAAAATAGTTTTAACAGAGGGTGTACAAAGTGGTCGAGTTCAGTTTGATATGAACGGCTTCCTGACTAGTGTGATATTGTCTGACCTCAATCTCTCCGTCTCTCCCTTCCTTCTAGGACGTTCCCTATGGGCTGCAAGTAGGTTTACAGCTGCAATGTCAACTGAACTGATACAGCAATTTCTACAGGCCACAGTAAGTGGTTTGCATAACAATCAACCACCATCTGTACGGATCTCTGCTGTTAGGGCCATCTGGGGGTACTGTGATCAACTTAAGATCTCTGAGAGCACCCATGTATTACAACCATTCTTACCTAGTATACTAGATGGTCTCATAAACCTGGCAGCTCAGTTCACATCTGAGGTGCTAAACTTGGTGATGGAAACGCTATGCATTGTATGCAGTGTGGATTCTGTGTTTACTGCTAATTCTGAGTCCAAAATTTGTCCATTCACCATTGCAATCTTCCTCAAGTATAGTAATGACCCTGAAGTGGCTTCACTGGCTCAGGACATTTTTAAGGAACTTGCTCAAATAGAAGCCTGCCAAAGCGCAATGCAGATGAGGCTCATACCCACTTTGGTTAGCATCATGCAGGCACCTGCTGATAAGATTCCTCCTGGTCTTTGTGCTACATCCATCGACATTTTAACTACAGTTGTGAGGAACACACAGCCACCACTATCTGAACTTCTCATATTTCAAGCCTTTTCTGCTGTTGCTCAGTGCACTCTTCACACTGATGATAATGCAACTATGCAAAATGGTGGGGAATGTCTACGTGCTTACGTATCGGTGGCACTTGAACAAGTGATTCAGTGGCATGATGAGGAAGGGCATAGTGGGCTCTGGTATGTGATGCAAGTGGTCAGTCAGCTTTTGGATCCACGTACATCTGAATTCACTGCAGCATATGTTGGGCGTCTTGTGTCTACCCTCATCTCCCGGGCTGGTCGTGAACTTGGAGAAAACTTGGACCAAATACTAAGAGCCATCTTAAGCAAAATGCAACAAGCAGAAACTCTCAGTGTCATGCAGTCTCTGATTATGGTGTTTGCACACCTTGCACACTCACAGTTAGAACCCCTTTTTGAGTTCCTCTGCAGTCTTCCTGGTCCAACAGGAAAACCAGCCCTTGAATTTGTGATGTCAGAGTGGATGAGCCGACAACATTTGTTCTATGGGCAATATGAAGGGAAAGTCAGCTCAGTTGCTCTATGCAAAATTCTGCAGTATGGCGTATCTACGGATGATAAAAGACTTCAGGACATCAAAGTTAAGGGAGAAGAAATTTTCAATATGGAAGAGGGTATACGTACCAGATCAAAAACCTCAAAAAATCCTGAACGCTGGACTACTATTCCTCTACTTGTTAAGATATATAAGCTGTTAATCAGTGAACTTTCAAATGTAATTGAAGCCAATTCAACCCGACAGACTGAGGAGGAATTGAGCCAAAGTGATGGAGATGACCCAAATGACATGTATGAGGATGAAGGTTTGGCAGGATGTTTACTATCTGATATCCTTTCCAGCAATAAATATGATGATGATTACTATGAAGATGATATAGAGGATGACCCAGATGTTTTGAAGGATCCTCTCTATCTAATTGACTTGCAGACATACCTTACAGATTTCTTGCGCATGTTTGCTCAACAACCATGCTTTTCTGGTTTCTCTGAACATCTAAATAGCAATGAAAGAAGAATTCTCCAGTCAATTGGAATCTGA